A region from the Peromyscus leucopus breed LL Stock chromosome 9, UCI_PerLeu_2.1, whole genome shotgun sequence genome encodes:
- the Synpo2l gene encoding synaptopodin 2-like protein isoform X1, producing MGAEEEVKVTLAGGAPWGFRLQGGAEQKKPLQVSKIRRRSQAGRAGLRERDQLLAINGVSCTNFSHASAMTLIDASGHQLVLTVRRVAEEGSVRSPSPEELQMLSPLSPMSPEPPGAPAPQALQPGSLRSPPDSEAYYGETDSDVDGPATQEKPRRTRRRGPTRPTLPGAPPDEVYLSDSPAEPAPAKTGSLSQGDSRVSSPSWEEGAALQPPPAEALLLPHGPLRPGPHLIPMVGPVPHPVGEDLTTTYTQKAKQAKLQRAESLQEKSVKEAKTKCRTIASLLTAAPNPHSKGVLMFKKRRQRAKKYTLVSFGAAAGTGTEEEDGIPPTSESELDEEAFSDARSLTNQSDWDSPYLDMELARAGSGTTESQSSGLGGQLSEVSGRGVQLFEQQRQRAASSTQELAQVGPAAMLNGQGLQSPPRAQSAPPEAAVLPLSPVPAPAASPSPFFPDGGAPSPAPSIFNRSARPFTPGLQGQRSGTTSVIFRPLAPKKVNEGLRATSPAPCPFAAPLQGPTPLPSFPTPGHTPVSGAPSSPRSSGPVTATSSLYIPAPSRPVTPGGAPESPAPPSAAAMTSTASIFLSAPLRSSVRPEASGPAAPESASAREQRISVPAARTGILQEARRRGTRKQMFRPGKEETKNSPNPELLSLVQNLDEKPRAGGAESGPEEDALSLGAEACNFMQPLGGRSYKTLSQVTPKTPPPMAPKTPPPTTPKTPPPVAPKPSSRGLLDGLVNGSTAVAGIPELPRLQGRGGELFAKRQSRADRYVVEATPGASLNPGLRPRSPSPTPSLPPSWKYSPNIRAPPPIAYNPLLSPFFPQAARTLPNKAQSQGPRATPKQGIKALDFMRHQPYQLKTAMFCFDEVPSTPGPTSGPPKTARVQEIRRFSTPAPQPTAEPLAPTVLAPRAATTLDEPIWRAELASPPVPSPDHPQESSRSFAATPSSCGFQVARPRFSATRTGLQAHVWRPGAGHQ from the exons ATGGGTGCTGAGGAGGAGGTGAAGGTCACGTTAGCAGGGGGAGCCCCCTGGGGCTTCCGGCTTCAGGGAGGGGCTGAACAGAAGAAACCTTTACAGGTATCTAAG ATCCGAAGACGGAGCCAGGCTGGAAGAGCAGGACTCCGAGAGAGGGACCAGCTCTTGGCGATCAATGGAGTTTCTTGCACCAACTTCTCCCATGCCAGTGCCATGACCCTCATCGATGCCTCGGGGCATCAGCTTGTCCTTACTGTGAGGAG GGTAGCAGAGGAAGGGTCTGTGAGATCTCCGTCTCCAGAGGAGCTTCAGATGCTGTCACCCCTATCTCCGATGAGTCCTGAGCCCCCAGGTGCTCCTGCCCCCCAGGCTCTTCAGCCTGGGAGCCTTCGTTCACCTCCTGACAGCGAAGCTTACTatggagagacagacagtgaTGTCGACGGCCCTGCCACACAGGAGAAGCCCCGCCGAACCCGACGCCGAGGTCCCACAAGGCCCACCCTCCCAGGAGCCCCACCTGATGAGGTGTACCTGTCCGACAGTCCCGCAGAACCAGCACCCGCTAAAACCGGCTCTCTCAGCCAGGGCGACAGCCGCGTGAGCTCCCCAtcgtgggaggagggagcagctCTCCAGCCACCGCCAGCAGAAGCACTTCTGTTACCCCATGGTCCACTGCGGCCCGGTCCTCATCTCATCCCTATGGTGGGCCCTGTCCCCCACCCGGTGGGAGAAGATCTTACTACCACCTACACCCAGAAGGCCAAGCAAGCCA AACTGCAACGTGCAGAAAGCCTCCAAGAGAAGAGTGTGAAGGAGGCCAAAACCAAATGCCGGACCATCGCATCCCTGCTGACAGCGGCCCCCAACCCCCACTCTAAGGGGGTGCTTATGTTTAAGAAACGGCGGCAGAGAGCCAAGAAGTACACTCTAGTGAGTTTCGGGGCtgcagctggaacaggaacagaggaggaggacGGCATCCCCCCAACGAGTGAGTCGGAGCTGGACGAAGAGGCTTTCTCGGACGCCCGCAGCCTTACCAATCAGTCTGACTGGGACAGCCCTTATCTGGACATGGAGCTGGCCAGGGCTGGCTCAGGAACAACCGAGAGTCAGAGCTCCGGCCTGGGAGGGCAGTTGAGCGAGGTCTCTGGGCGAGGGGTTCAGCTCTTTGAACAGCAGCGCCAGCGGGCAGCCTCCAGTACCCAGGAGCTGGCTCAGGTGGGCCCAGCAGCCATGCTGAATGGGCAGGGGCTGCAGTCCCCACCTCGAGCTCAAAGTGCTCCCCCAGAGGCAGCGGTGCTCCCACTCAGCCCAGTGCCGGCCCCTGCAGCCAGCCCTAGCCCCTTCTTCCCGGATGGTGGAGCCCCCAGCCCAGCGCCAAGTATCTTCAACAGGTCAGCGAGGCCTTTTACCCCAGGTTTACAAGGACAAAGGTCAGGTACCACTTCAGTGATTTTCCGGCCCTTAGCCCCTAAGAAGGTAAATGAAGGCCTGAGAGCCACCAGCCCCGCTCCGTGCCCCTTCGCAGCCCCTCTGCAGGGACCCACCCCTCTGCCCAGCTTCCCCACGCCCGGCCACACGCCAGTCTCCGGAGCTCCCAGCAGCCCACGCTCCTCCGGTCCGGTAACCGCTACCAGCTCCCTGTACATCCCAGCCCCGAGCCGGCCTGTGACACCAGGAGGCGCCCCAGAGTCTCCCGCTCCTCCTAGCGCGGCTGCCATGACCTCCACCGCTTCCATCTTCTTGTCGGCGCCCCTGAGAAGCTCTGTGCGCCCGGAGGCGTCCGGCCCCGCGGCCCCCGAATCTGCCAGCGCTCGGGAGCAGCGCATCTCTGTACCAGCTGCCCGCACTGGCATCCTGCAGGAGGCCCGGCGCCGGGGCACTCGGAAGCAGATGTTCCGCCCTGGAAAGGAAGAGACGAAGAACTCGCCCAACCCCGAGCTCCTATCGCTGGTGCAGAACCTGGATGAAAAGCCTCGGGCGGGTGGTGCGGAATCTGGTCCGGAGGAGGACGCTTTAAGCCTTGGAGCTGAAGCCTGTAACTTCATGCAGCCACTAGGGGGCAGGAGttacaagaccttgtctcaagtgACACCGAAAACCCCGCCTCCAATGGCTCCCaaaaccccacccccaacaactCCTAAGACTCCACCCCCTGTGGCTCCTAAGCCCTCTTCTCGAGGGCTCCTTGATGGGCTAGTGAATGGGTCCACCGCTGTAGCTGGGATCCCTGAGCTCCCAAGGctgcaggggaggggtggagagctATTTGCCAAGCGGCAGAGCCGTGCCGACAGGTACGTGGTGGAAGCTACACCTGGCGCTAGCCTTAATCCTGGCCTTCGCCCCAGAAGTCCTTCTCCCACACCCTCACTGCCCCCATCGTGGAAATACTCACCCAACATCCGTGCCCCACCCCCTATTGCTTACAACCCACTCCTCTcaccttttttcccccaagctgCCCGAACTCTCCCCAATAAGGCCCAATCTCAGGGACCTCGGGCGACCCCCAAGCAGGGCATCAAGGCCCTGGATTTCATGCGACATCAGCCATACCAGCTTAAAACCGCCATGTTCTGTTTTGACGAGGTCCCTTCTACTCCTGGCCCCACGTCAGGGCCTCCCAAAACTGCCCGAGTCCAGGAGATCCGCAGGTTTTCCACTCCAGCACCCCAGCCCACTGCAGAACCCTTGGCTCCCACTGTGCTTGCCCCCAGAGCGGCGACCACACTGGACGAACCAATTTGGAGGGCAGAGCTGGCCTCACCCCCTGTCCCTAGCCCAGACCATCCTCAGGAGTCTTCCAGGAGCTTTGCCGCCACCCCCAGCTCCTGTGGTTTCCAAGTAGCCCGGCCCCGGTTCTCAGCCACCAGAACAGGGTTGCAGGCTCACGTGTGGAGGCCTGGGGCAGGGCACCAGTGA
- the Synpo2l gene encoding synaptopodin 2-like protein isoform X2, producing the protein MEAIEPIIQESLSQASCDRAPAPELQDPFYAELQRAESLQEKSVKEAKTKCRTIASLLTAAPNPHSKGVLMFKKRRQRAKKYTLVSFGAAAGTGTEEEDGIPPTSESELDEEAFSDARSLTNQSDWDSPYLDMELARAGSGTTESQSSGLGGQLSEVSGRGVQLFEQQRQRAASSTQELAQVGPAAMLNGQGLQSPPRAQSAPPEAAVLPLSPVPAPAASPSPFFPDGGAPSPAPSIFNRSARPFTPGLQGQRSGTTSVIFRPLAPKKVNEGLRATSPAPCPFAAPLQGPTPLPSFPTPGHTPVSGAPSSPRSSGPVTATSSLYIPAPSRPVTPGGAPESPAPPSAAAMTSTASIFLSAPLRSSVRPEASGPAAPESASAREQRISVPAARTGILQEARRRGTRKQMFRPGKEETKNSPNPELLSLVQNLDEKPRAGGAESGPEEDALSLGAEACNFMQPLGGRSYKTLSQVTPKTPPPMAPKTPPPTTPKTPPPVAPKPSSRGLLDGLVNGSTAVAGIPELPRLQGRGGELFAKRQSRADRYVVEATPGASLNPGLRPRSPSPTPSLPPSWKYSPNIRAPPPIAYNPLLSPFFPQAARTLPNKAQSQGPRATPKQGIKALDFMRHQPYQLKTAMFCFDEVPSTPGPTSGPPKTARVQEIRRFSTPAPQPTAEPLAPTVLAPRAATTLDEPIWRAELASPPVPSPDHPQESSRSFAATPSSCGFQVARPRFSATRTGLQAHVWRPGAGHQ; encoded by the exons ATGGAGGCCATTGAGCCCATCATCCAAGAGTCCCTCAGCCAAGCCAGCTGTGACAGAGCCCCAGCTCCTGAGCTCCAAGACCCATTCTACGCAG AACTGCAACGTGCAGAAAGCCTCCAAGAGAAGAGTGTGAAGGAGGCCAAAACCAAATGCCGGACCATCGCATCCCTGCTGACAGCGGCCCCCAACCCCCACTCTAAGGGGGTGCTTATGTTTAAGAAACGGCGGCAGAGAGCCAAGAAGTACACTCTAGTGAGTTTCGGGGCtgcagctggaacaggaacagaggaggaggacGGCATCCCCCCAACGAGTGAGTCGGAGCTGGACGAAGAGGCTTTCTCGGACGCCCGCAGCCTTACCAATCAGTCTGACTGGGACAGCCCTTATCTGGACATGGAGCTGGCCAGGGCTGGCTCAGGAACAACCGAGAGTCAGAGCTCCGGCCTGGGAGGGCAGTTGAGCGAGGTCTCTGGGCGAGGGGTTCAGCTCTTTGAACAGCAGCGCCAGCGGGCAGCCTCCAGTACCCAGGAGCTGGCTCAGGTGGGCCCAGCAGCCATGCTGAATGGGCAGGGGCTGCAGTCCCCACCTCGAGCTCAAAGTGCTCCCCCAGAGGCAGCGGTGCTCCCACTCAGCCCAGTGCCGGCCCCTGCAGCCAGCCCTAGCCCCTTCTTCCCGGATGGTGGAGCCCCCAGCCCAGCGCCAAGTATCTTCAACAGGTCAGCGAGGCCTTTTACCCCAGGTTTACAAGGACAAAGGTCAGGTACCACTTCAGTGATTTTCCGGCCCTTAGCCCCTAAGAAGGTAAATGAAGGCCTGAGAGCCACCAGCCCCGCTCCGTGCCCCTTCGCAGCCCCTCTGCAGGGACCCACCCCTCTGCCCAGCTTCCCCACGCCCGGCCACACGCCAGTCTCCGGAGCTCCCAGCAGCCCACGCTCCTCCGGTCCGGTAACCGCTACCAGCTCCCTGTACATCCCAGCCCCGAGCCGGCCTGTGACACCAGGAGGCGCCCCAGAGTCTCCCGCTCCTCCTAGCGCGGCTGCCATGACCTCCACCGCTTCCATCTTCTTGTCGGCGCCCCTGAGAAGCTCTGTGCGCCCGGAGGCGTCCGGCCCCGCGGCCCCCGAATCTGCCAGCGCTCGGGAGCAGCGCATCTCTGTACCAGCTGCCCGCACTGGCATCCTGCAGGAGGCCCGGCGCCGGGGCACTCGGAAGCAGATGTTCCGCCCTGGAAAGGAAGAGACGAAGAACTCGCCCAACCCCGAGCTCCTATCGCTGGTGCAGAACCTGGATGAAAAGCCTCGGGCGGGTGGTGCGGAATCTGGTCCGGAGGAGGACGCTTTAAGCCTTGGAGCTGAAGCCTGTAACTTCATGCAGCCACTAGGGGGCAGGAGttacaagaccttgtctcaagtgACACCGAAAACCCCGCCTCCAATGGCTCCCaaaaccccacccccaacaactCCTAAGACTCCACCCCCTGTGGCTCCTAAGCCCTCTTCTCGAGGGCTCCTTGATGGGCTAGTGAATGGGTCCACCGCTGTAGCTGGGATCCCTGAGCTCCCAAGGctgcaggggaggggtggagagctATTTGCCAAGCGGCAGAGCCGTGCCGACAGGTACGTGGTGGAAGCTACACCTGGCGCTAGCCTTAATCCTGGCCTTCGCCCCAGAAGTCCTTCTCCCACACCCTCACTGCCCCCATCGTGGAAATACTCACCCAACATCCGTGCCCCACCCCCTATTGCTTACAACCCACTCCTCTcaccttttttcccccaagctgCCCGAACTCTCCCCAATAAGGCCCAATCTCAGGGACCTCGGGCGACCCCCAAGCAGGGCATCAAGGCCCTGGATTTCATGCGACATCAGCCATACCAGCTTAAAACCGCCATGTTCTGTTTTGACGAGGTCCCTTCTACTCCTGGCCCCACGTCAGGGCCTCCCAAAACTGCCCGAGTCCAGGAGATCCGCAGGTTTTCCACTCCAGCACCCCAGCCCACTGCAGAACCCTTGGCTCCCACTGTGCTTGCCCCCAGAGCGGCGACCACACTGGACGAACCAATTTGGAGGGCAGAGCTGGCCTCACCCCCTGTCCCTAGCCCAGACCATCCTCAGGAGTCTTCCAGGAGCTTTGCCGCCACCCCCAGCTCCTGTGGTTTCCAAGTAGCCCGGCCCCGGTTCTCAGCCACCAGAACAGGGTTGCAGGCTCACGTGTGGAGGCCTGGGGCAGGGCACCAGTGA
- the Myoz1 gene encoding myozenin-1, whose amino-acid sequence MPLSGTPAPNKRRKSSKLIMELTGGGRESSGLNLGKKISVPRDVMLEELSLLTNRGSKMFKLRQMRVEKFIYENHPDVFSDSSMDHFQKFLPTVGGQLETAGQGFSYGKGGGGGQAGGSGSAGQYGADHHHHQGSGSGAGGAGGPGGQAGRGGAPGTAGIGEPGTGDQAGGEGKHVTVFKTYISPWDRAMGVDPQQKVELGIDLLAYGAKAELPKYKSFNRTAMPYGGYEKASKRMTFQMPKFDLGPLLSEPLVLYNQNLSNRPSFNRTPIPWLSSGEHGDYNVDIGIPLDGETEEL is encoded by the exons ATGCCGCTCTCGGGAACCCCGGCCCCTAACAAGAGGAGGAAATCCAGCAAACTGATCATGGAACTCACTGGAG GCGGACGGGAGAGCTCCGGCCTGAACCTGGGCAAGAAGATCAGTGTCCCAAGGGATGTGATGTTGGAGGAGCTGTCGCTGCTCACAAACCGAGGCTCCAAGATGTTCAAGCTGCGGCAGATGCGGGTGGAGAAATTTATCTATGAGAACCACCCCGACGTTTTCTCTGACAGCTCAATG GATCACTTCCAGAAGTTCCTTCCCACAGTGGGAGGACAGCTGGAGACAGCGGGTCAGGGGTTTTCCTATGGCAAGGGTGGCGGTGGAGGCCAGGCCGGGGGCAGTGGCTCCGCTGGACAGTATGGCGctgaccatcaccatcatcaaggCTCCGGCTCTGGAGCTGGGggtgcaggtggtcctgggggcCAGGCTGGCAGAGGAGGAGCTCCTGGCACAGCAGGGATTGGAGAGCCAGGAACAG GTGACCAGGCAGGTGGAGAAGGAAAACATGTCACTGTGTTCAAGACTTATATTTCCCCATGGGATCGGGCCATGGGGGTTGACCCTCAGCAAAAAGTGGAACTTGGCATTGACCTGTTGGCGTATGGGGCCAAAGCCGAACTCCCCAAATATAAGTCCTTCAACAG GACAGCAATGCCCTATGGTGGATATGAGAAGGCCTCCAAACGCATGACCTTCCAGATGCCCAAGTTTGACCTGGGGCCTCTGCTGAGTGAACCCCTGGTCCTCTACAACCAGAACCTCTCCAACAGGCCTTCTTTCAATCGAACCCCTATTCCCTGGTTGAGCTCCGGGGAGCATGGAGACTACAATGTGGATATTGGCATCCCCTTGGATGGGGAGACAGAGGAGCTGTGA